The Frondihabitans australicus genome includes a region encoding these proteins:
- a CDS encoding SDR family NAD(P)-dependent oxidoreductase, whose product MSTIAIIGAGPGLGLAVARRFGREGFSVALLARNPQRLDDLVTTLAGENITAAGFPTNVRDQDSLVRSLTTAADRLGEITVLQYSPLPAKAFMRPVLETTAADLVGPVEFSIYGPVAAAHQVIPGMRSQGGGSIIFVNGGSAVRPGPKVTGTSVAFAGESAYAQLLHDALEPENINVAQLIIPLGIGGGDPSHEPEALADTIWGLHTAPTEFRTYAADMPR is encoded by the coding sequence ATGAGCACCATCGCCATCATCGGAGCAGGACCCGGGCTCGGACTCGCCGTCGCTCGACGTTTCGGCCGCGAAGGATTCAGCGTCGCGCTCCTTGCTCGAAACCCGCAGCGCCTGGACGATCTGGTGACGACTCTCGCAGGCGAAAACATCACCGCCGCCGGCTTCCCCACAAACGTCCGAGACCAGGACTCCCTCGTCCGCAGCCTCACCACCGCTGCGGATCGACTCGGGGAGATCACCGTCCTGCAGTACAGCCCCCTGCCCGCAAAGGCGTTCATGCGACCCGTCCTGGAGACCACTGCGGCCGACCTGGTCGGTCCGGTCGAGTTCTCGATTTACGGTCCAGTCGCCGCGGCGCACCAGGTCATCCCGGGCATGCGTTCACAAGGCGGCGGCAGCATCATCTTCGTCAACGGCGGCAGCGCCGTCCGCCCTGGCCCAAAGGTCACGGGAACCTCCGTGGCATTCGCCGGCGAAAGCGCCTACGCGCAGCTCCTGCACGACGCCCTCGAACCGGAGAACATCAACGTCGCCCAGCTGATCATCCCCCTCGGCATCGGAGGCGGCGACCCCAGCCACGAACCGGAGGCCCTCGCCGACACCATCTGGGGCCTCCACACCGCGCCGACTGAATTCCGAACTTACGCGGCCGATATGCCCCGCTGA
- a CDS encoding aldo/keto reductase: protein MPGTDSANFPGVPSLNYGMSEAAERTIRRAHAVQPVTAIQSEYSLWWRRPEEGVLSACQELGIGFVPYSPLGKGFLTGTISAGTAFEDGNDLRASIPRFQGDALTNNLRLVDGVKEIAKDKGVTPGQIALAWLLAQEPWIVPIPGTTKLHRVEENVAAANVDLDDADIARLTELSDSVTIEGGRYPDFLEAQTNL from the coding sequence GTGCCCGGCACCGACTCCGCTAACTTCCCTGGCGTTCCTTCCCTGAACTACGGAATGTCCGAAGCCGCCGAACGGACCATACGCCGTGCCCACGCCGTCCAGCCCGTCACCGCGATTCAAAGCGAGTACTCGCTCTGGTGGCGCCGACCCGAAGAAGGCGTCCTGAGCGCCTGCCAGGAACTCGGAATCGGATTCGTCCCCTACAGCCCCCTCGGCAAGGGCTTCCTCACGGGAACCATCAGCGCCGGCACGGCATTCGAAGACGGGAACGATCTTCGCGCGAGCATCCCGCGGTTCCAAGGCGACGCACTCACTAACAACCTCCGACTCGTCGACGGCGTCAAGGAGATCGCGAAGGACAAAGGCGTCACGCCCGGCCAGATCGCCCTCGCGTGGCTCCTGGCCCAGGAACCATGGATCGTCCCCATTCCCGGAACGACGAAGTTGCACCGCGTCGAAGAGAACGTCGCAGCCGCCAATGTTGACCTCGACGACGCTGACATTGCGCGCCTGACGGAGCTGTCGGACTCCGTCACTATCGAGGGCGGCCGCTACCCTGACTTCCTCGAGGCGCAGACGAACCTCTGA
- a CDS encoding RNA polymerase sigma factor, with product MNVAPFADSRARRRDERLRTAVERTSRDLLAYFARRVDILEDAADLVSDTMLTAWRRIDDLPDSNEETRMWLFGVARRTLANHHRGRQRADANTELLRLELRAAQSAYRADDEGDASDLRDLVQRLPETQRDLVALVHWDGFSLVEAAIILDIPASTARSRYSAARASLRDTLTRADSTRR from the coding sequence ATGAACGTCGCCCCGTTCGCGGACTCGCGGGCCCGCCGCCGCGACGAACGCCTGCGGACCGCGGTGGAACGTACCTCCCGAGACCTCTTGGCATACTTCGCCCGCCGCGTGGACATCCTCGAGGACGCCGCCGACCTCGTCAGCGACACGATGCTGACCGCCTGGCGGCGCATCGACGACCTTCCCGACTCGAACGAAGAAACCCGAATGTGGCTCTTCGGCGTAGCCAGGAGAACACTCGCCAACCATCATCGCGGCCGGCAACGTGCCGACGCGAACACTGAACTTCTCCGGTTGGAGCTCCGAGCGGCGCAGAGCGCCTACCGTGCCGACGACGAGGGCGACGCATCGGACCTCCGCGACCTCGTCCAACGTCTCCCCGAAACACAGAGGGACCTCGTCGCTCTCGTGCACTGGGATGGATTCTCTCTCGTCGAGGCCGCCATCATCCTCGACATCCCCGCCTCGACGGCCCGTAGCCGCTACTCCGCTGCACGGGCGAGCCTCCGCGACACTCTGACCCGGGCCGACTCCACCAGGCGCTAA
- a CDS encoding alpha/beta fold hydrolase: MPYITAKDGTKIHYTDWGTGPVVVLSHGWPLSSEAWAVELMLLADKGYRAIAHDRRGHGKSDWTWDGNDMDTYASDLNDLIEALDLHDITLVGHSTGGGEVVRYAAQHGVGRVKKIFTAGAVPPIMLKSDSNPDGTPIEALDAIREGVATDRSQYFQDLAVPFFGANLEGAKVSQGSKDDFWRQGMRMSIKGAYDCIKAFSETDFTEDLKALDVPIFIAQGDADQIVPIKAAALKSIELVKHGTLKVYPGAPHGIAGDYQKELDQDILAFLAD, from the coding sequence ATGCCTTACATCACCGCGAAAGACGGCACGAAAATCCACTACACGGACTGGGGCACCGGCCCGGTCGTCGTCCTCAGCCACGGCTGGCCGCTCAGCTCCGAGGCCTGGGCCGTCGAGCTGATGCTGCTCGCCGACAAGGGCTACCGCGCCATCGCCCATGACCGCCGCGGTCACGGCAAGTCCGACTGGACGTGGGACGGCAACGACATGGACACGTACGCGTCCGACCTCAACGACCTCATCGAGGCTCTCGACCTGCACGACATCACGCTCGTCGGTCACTCGACCGGCGGCGGCGAGGTCGTCCGCTACGCCGCTCAGCACGGTGTCGGCCGGGTGAAGAAGATCTTCACCGCGGGTGCCGTGCCCCCGATCATGCTGAAGTCCGACTCGAACCCGGACGGCACCCCCATCGAGGCGCTCGACGCCATCCGCGAGGGCGTCGCCACGGACCGTTCGCAGTACTTCCAGGACCTCGCCGTCCCGTTCTTCGGCGCGAACCTCGAGGGCGCGAAGGTGTCCCAGGGGTCGAAGGACGACTTCTGGCGTCAGGGCATGCGCATGAGCATCAAGGGCGCGTACGACTGCATCAAGGCGTTCTCGGAGACGGACTTCACCGAGGACCTCAAGGCCCTCGACGTTCCGATCTTCATCGCTCAGGGCGACGCGGACCAGATCGTCCCCATCAAGGCGGCTGCTCTGAAGTCCATCGAGCTCGTCAAGCACGGCACCCTCAAGGTGTACCCGGGTGCCCCGCACGGCATCGCTGGCGACTACCAGAAGGAACTCGACCAGGACATCCTGGCGTTCCTCGCCGACTAG
- a CDS encoding DUF3533 domain-containing protein yields MPRITTALDTGRIRGAVRRSLPVIVVTLVTGVVGSLFLASYSSALGEPIPRNVPIGVVGPTNLTQQVNDVVDAQDRTTYRVSRFDNEMTARGAIERQDVYGVLVARPDGRYTLLTSAAASLIVANMLDSLVPSLEAGVNGPVTVDDLHPLHAHDPEGLVIFYVALATIIVGTVSEMQTRTNAPKLTEAGFLAADVFRVAIVSLMLSVTVVIAGHFETTPLFALWGILALGMMAAGSTVTLFRLIVGGRWILIPTWLLFTIVSNPASGGAVAPQLLPPVYSAIGRFLPTGATVRAVRDVSYFPDAIHLEPFIVLSLWIVVTRLASSLIRAVHGRRDNRTATPDTKGPAT; encoded by the coding sequence GTGCCACGGATCACCACCGCACTCGACACCGGACGCATTCGGGGTGCCGTGCGTCGCTCTCTTCCCGTCATCGTCGTCACTCTTGTCACAGGTGTCGTCGGGTCCCTGTTTCTCGCCAGCTACAGTTCTGCGCTCGGCGAGCCGATTCCAAGGAATGTCCCCATCGGGGTCGTCGGTCCGACCAACCTCACGCAGCAAGTGAACGACGTCGTCGATGCGCAAGACCGGACCACGTACCGGGTGTCCCGGTTCGACAACGAGATGACGGCGCGCGGTGCCATCGAACGGCAGGACGTCTACGGCGTTCTGGTCGCCCGGCCCGACGGTCGGTACACGTTGCTGACGTCTGCGGCAGCGAGCCTGATCGTTGCGAACATGCTCGATTCCCTTGTGCCCTCACTCGAAGCCGGCGTCAATGGACCCGTGACGGTCGACGACCTGCACCCGCTCCACGCTCACGACCCGGAAGGTCTCGTCATCTTCTATGTGGCGCTCGCGACGATCATCGTCGGCACTGTCAGCGAAATGCAGACTCGGACGAATGCCCCCAAGCTCACCGAGGCAGGATTTCTCGCGGCGGATGTCTTCCGCGTCGCCATCGTCTCGTTGATGCTCAGCGTCACCGTGGTTATCGCCGGCCACTTCGAGACGACACCCCTGTTCGCGCTCTGGGGAATCCTCGCTCTAGGGATGATGGCCGCTGGCTCCACGGTGACTTTGTTCCGCCTTATTGTCGGCGGCCGATGGATCCTGATCCCCACGTGGCTGCTGTTCACCATCGTGTCGAACCCGGCCTCCGGCGGTGCGGTCGCCCCTCAACTGCTTCCGCCCGTGTACTCGGCGATCGGCCGATTTCTCCCCACGGGCGCAACAGTCCGCGCCGTCCGTGACGTCAGCTACTTCCCGGACGCCATCCATCTGGAACCGTTCATCGTCCTGAGCCTGTGGATCGTCGTCACCCGACTCGCCTCGTCACTCATTCGCGCGGTCCACGGTCGCCGCGACAACCGCACGGCGACACCGGACACGAAAGGGCCGGCCACCTGA
- a CDS encoding GlxA family transcriptional regulator, protein MGRAGTVGGVSTHKKIALLVFNGVKMLDFTGPAEVFAESNMFGGDYELFYVSPAGDAVTTSIGIEVGAHLSAFTDDRFDTVVLPGSELAPPVFMTPAVLAAAESLIARSSRIASICSGAFIPASLGLLDGRRATTHWKFVDDLAKRYPAVDVEPDAIFVKDGNLYSSAGVAAGIDLALALVEEDFGADVARNSAQGLLVYMQRAGGQSQFSAPLTVPSPTSLVVRTAVDLIKEDPAGTHTIDNLARRVSVSPRHLTRLFREEMDITPAEYVAMLRLDIAKAMLDGGHSIAHTAEAAGYRNAESLRRAFLARLGISPSGYQRRFLSTQVGNQVSTEPEVATA, encoded by the coding sequence ATGGGCAGAGCAGGGACGGTCGGCGGCGTGAGTACACACAAGAAGATCGCCTTGCTCGTCTTCAACGGCGTCAAGATGCTCGATTTCACGGGTCCCGCGGAAGTGTTTGCCGAATCGAACATGTTCGGTGGAGACTACGAGCTGTTCTATGTGTCGCCGGCGGGGGACGCGGTGACGACGTCCATCGGCATCGAGGTCGGCGCCCACCTGTCCGCGTTCACCGATGACAGATTTGACACCGTTGTCTTGCCAGGCAGCGAGTTGGCTCCGCCGGTCTTCATGACCCCCGCCGTCCTCGCCGCGGCGGAGAGCCTCATCGCCCGCAGTTCCCGGATCGCCTCGATTTGTAGTGGCGCGTTCATCCCGGCGTCCCTCGGACTTCTGGACGGTCGAAGGGCCACGACGCACTGGAAGTTCGTAGACGACCTGGCCAAAAGGTACCCTGCCGTTGACGTCGAACCCGACGCGATTTTCGTCAAGGACGGCAACCTGTACTCGTCCGCCGGCGTCGCCGCGGGAATCGACCTCGCCCTGGCTCTCGTCGAGGAAGATTTCGGAGCCGATGTCGCCCGCAACTCTGCACAAGGGTTACTCGTCTACATGCAAAGAGCAGGAGGCCAGTCGCAATTTTCCGCGCCATTGACCGTCCCGTCGCCAACGTCCCTGGTCGTGCGAACGGCTGTGGATCTCATCAAGGAAGACCCGGCCGGTACTCACACCATCGACAACCTGGCCCGGCGGGTTTCGGTCAGCCCGCGCCACCTGACCCGCCTTTTCCGCGAAGAGATGGACATCACCCCGGCTGAATACGTGGCCATGCTTCGACTCGACATCGCGAAAGCGATGCTCGACGGTGGCCACTCCATTGCTCATACGGCCGAGGCGGCCGGCTACCGAAACGCCGAATCCCTTCGCCGGGCGTTCCTGGCCCGTCTGGGCATTTCACCGAGCGGCTACCAGCGCCGATTCCTCTCCACGCAAGTCGGAAACCAGGTGTCGACTGAGCCGGAAGTGGCCACCGCGTAA
- a CDS encoding helix-turn-helix domain-containing protein: protein MRARASLLGDYLRTRRDLVQPEQVGLLREPNRRVPGLRREEVAALAGISSEYYLRLEQGRDHQPSDQVLRCLTEALNLSADESTYLHKLARPSTRSADPLQQGGDAAVVRLLERRAGTPAFVADSNFDIVASNAAADLLGAGALSAGRNRLVQVFSRRQHHPRWAQQAAETVAMFRMHGNPDDHRYQEIVGMLSVRDDDFRQIWARHEVLSASSGTCIETVEPFGLVEFEWESLLIPGSDGLIVTTFHGAPGTPAMGVLAFVATQCADRQAINAS, encoded by the coding sequence ATGCGCGCGCGGGCATCCCTGTTGGGTGACTACCTGCGCACGCGCCGTGACCTGGTCCAACCCGAACAGGTCGGGCTTCTCCGGGAGCCAAACAGGAGAGTCCCGGGTCTTCGCAGGGAGGAGGTGGCTGCCCTCGCCGGAATCAGTTCCGAGTACTACCTACGACTCGAACAAGGTCGAGACCATCAGCCGTCCGATCAGGTCCTCCGATGCTTGACCGAGGCTTTGAACCTGAGCGCAGACGAATCCACCTATCTGCACAAGCTCGCCCGGCCCTCCACGAGAAGTGCAGATCCTCTCCAACAGGGGGGTGACGCAGCTGTGGTGCGACTACTGGAGAGGCGAGCGGGAACGCCGGCGTTCGTGGCGGACAGCAATTTCGACATCGTCGCCTCCAACGCAGCCGCCGACCTTCTCGGCGCAGGCGCCCTATCGGCCGGGCGCAATCGACTCGTCCAGGTGTTTTCCCGACGCCAGCATCACCCGCGATGGGCACAACAGGCGGCCGAGACCGTTGCGATGTTCCGGATGCACGGCAACCCTGACGATCACCGCTACCAGGAGATCGTCGGCATGCTGTCCGTGCGGGACGACGACTTCCGCCAGATCTGGGCCCGACACGAGGTCCTGTCCGCCAGCTCTGGCACGTGCATCGAAACCGTGGAGCCTTTCGGCCTCGTCGAGTTCGAATGGGAGTCCCTCCTAATTCCAGGGTCGGACGGGCTGATCGTGACCACCTTCCACGGCGCCCCCGGTACACCTGCCATGGGTGTGCTCGCCTTCGTTGCCACCCAGTGCGCCGACCGGCAGGCCATCAACGCGTCATAA
- a CDS encoding NAD(P)/FAD-dependent oxidoreductase, whose amino-acid sequence MKAEPAPTVKLFGEQFSADAFQIRDFLTRSVVHFDWIPIASDRECEARLGAPIGDAALPVVEFPNGERLRNPTLRDIAIRLGWVASPRYGEYDLSIYGAGPAGLSAAVYAASEGLRVVLLEREAVGGQAGSSSLIENYLGFPSGIRGADLAERARQQAVSFGAEVLLMREGIRGTFYDDRIHADLADGGHIVARANICATGVEWRRLGLACEDSLIGRGVYYGAGTSEASQCAGEHVYVVGGANSAGQAVMNLAAHATKVTMLVRGQRLSDTLSEYLESRIRQAPNVEVLTDTQITALHGFQRLRGLELTNSRTGDVWDVETSRVFICIGGEPDTAWTQGTGTIRDRLGYLVTGPDLVDYPDLRGHWPLTRDPFFLETNVPGSFAAGDVRHNSIKRVASAVGEGAMAVTFVHRYLAEGDLAAAGTKGR is encoded by the coding sequence ATGAAAGCCGAACCGGCCCCGACCGTGAAACTGTTCGGGGAACAGTTCAGCGCTGATGCCTTTCAGATACGCGACTTCTTGACCCGCAGCGTCGTCCATTTCGACTGGATCCCCATTGCAAGCGACCGTGAGTGCGAAGCGCGACTCGGTGCGCCCATCGGCGACGCGGCGCTGCCCGTGGTCGAGTTCCCCAACGGTGAGCGCCTCCGCAATCCCACTCTTCGTGATATCGCCATCCGGCTCGGATGGGTGGCGTCGCCTCGATACGGCGAATATGACCTTTCCATCTACGGCGCCGGACCAGCGGGGCTGTCCGCCGCCGTCTACGCCGCGTCGGAAGGTCTCCGCGTGGTGCTGCTTGAACGCGAAGCCGTCGGTGGCCAAGCAGGATCCAGCAGCCTCATCGAGAACTACCTGGGCTTTCCCTCCGGTATCCGAGGCGCGGACCTCGCAGAACGGGCCCGGCAGCAGGCTGTGTCATTCGGGGCTGAGGTTCTTCTGATGCGCGAAGGCATCCGCGGCACGTTCTACGACGATCGCATCCACGCAGACCTGGCCGATGGAGGACACATCGTCGCTCGGGCGAATATCTGCGCCACCGGCGTTGAGTGGCGGCGCCTCGGCCTCGCGTGTGAGGACTCCCTCATCGGTCGAGGGGTGTACTACGGTGCGGGCACGAGTGAAGCGTCGCAGTGCGCGGGCGAGCACGTGTATGTCGTCGGCGGCGCCAACTCTGCCGGCCAGGCCGTCATGAACTTGGCCGCCCATGCGACGAAAGTGACGATGCTCGTCCGTGGGCAACGCCTGTCGGACACCCTATCCGAGTATTTGGAGTCGCGGATTCGCCAGGCGCCGAACGTAGAGGTTCTCACCGACACGCAGATCACGGCTCTCCACGGTTTTCAACGGCTCCGGGGCCTCGAACTGACGAACTCGCGGACGGGCGACGTCTGGGATGTCGAGACGTCCCGCGTGTTCATCTGTATCGGGGGAGAGCCAGACACCGCTTGGACGCAGGGAACGGGAACCATCCGCGACCGACTCGGGTACCTCGTGACGGGGCCCGACCTTGTCGACTATCCCGATCTCCGTGGTCATTGGCCGCTCACACGCGATCCGTTCTTTCTGGAGACGAATGTCCCCGGGTCATTCGCGGCGGGTGACGTGCGGCACAACTCGATCAAACGGGTCGCGTCGGCGGTGGGCGAAGGGGCGATGGCAGTCACGTTTGTCCACCGTTACCTCGCCGAGGGCGACCTGGCGGCGGCCGGAACGAAGGGACGTTGA
- a CDS encoding alpha/beta hydrolase, which translates to MTAANSMATSAGQPQWVHAYVTGTGPVVVALHGLGGAETDMVSLAQQLAADALVIAPRAGVLERGIHRWVPRSKPRTKKQSGLIETTGKLAAFISETILEQRLESRPVIVTGFSSGADIALALGILHPGLVDAVVSFSGTYPLGDLDVPDGLEGERFLLVGSDGDTGTDGMTLPRLAAELEARHALAAVRVRPGGRQITATDVATARTWLGEQFPEADGL; encoded by the coding sequence GTGACTGCAGCCAACAGCATGGCGACGTCCGCCGGACAGCCGCAGTGGGTGCACGCCTATGTCACCGGAACCGGCCCCGTCGTCGTCGCCCTTCACGGTCTCGGCGGCGCGGAGACCGACATGGTCTCGCTCGCCCAGCAACTCGCCGCTGATGCTCTCGTCATCGCGCCGCGAGCAGGTGTCCTCGAGCGGGGCATCCACCGGTGGGTGCCCCGTTCGAAGCCGCGAACGAAGAAGCAGTCCGGGCTCATCGAGACAACGGGGAAGCTGGCTGCATTCATCAGCGAGACGATTTTGGAGCAACGGTTGGAGTCTCGCCCTGTCATCGTCACCGGATTCTCCAGCGGTGCCGATATCGCGCTGGCGCTCGGCATCCTGCATCCGGGGCTGGTCGATGCCGTCGTCTCCTTCAGCGGCACCTACCCCCTCGGCGACCTTGACGTCCCCGACGGACTCGAGGGGGAACGCTTTCTCCTTGTCGGATCCGACGGCGACACTGGCACGGATGGAATGACGTTGCCCCGTCTGGCTGCCGAGCTAGAAGCGCGACATGCTTTGGCAGCTGTCCGCGTCCGGCCTGGCGGACGCCAGATCACGGCCACCGACGTGGCAACGGCACGAACGTGGCTGGGTGAGCAGTTTCCTGAGGCCGACGGGCTCTAA
- a CDS encoding UBP-type zinc finger domain-containing protein, which produces MGINEELINRAVPPSGSGCVECEQTGSWWFHLRRCASCGHIGCCDDSLNRHASRHVAQTGHFIIQSFEPNETWFWDYTVKDFIDGPRLANPQHHPLSQTVPGPAERVPSDWMDELANRP; this is translated from the coding sequence ATGGGAATCAACGAGGAACTGATCAACCGGGCTGTGCCGCCGAGCGGAAGCGGTTGCGTCGAATGCGAACAGACCGGATCGTGGTGGTTCCACCTTCGCCGTTGCGCATCATGTGGCCATATCGGCTGCTGCGACGACTCCCTAAATCGGCACGCGTCCCGACATGTAGCGCAGACGGGGCACTTCATCATTCAAAGCTTCGAACCCAACGAAACATGGTTCTGGGATTACACCGTCAAGGACTTCATCGACGGTCCGCGGCTGGCTAACCCTCAGCACCACCCGTTGTCGCAGACGGTTCCCGGCCCAGCTGAACGCGTCCCCTCCGACTGGATGGACGAACTCGCCAACAGGCCGTAG
- the alsS gene encoding acetolactate synthase AlsS — protein MSEPIENSIRSAQKAVDVIDANAVPYVFGIPGAKIDALFDALAHGSAATLVVCRHEQNAAFMAAAMGRLTGTPGVVAVTSGPGTSNLATGLLTATTEQDPVVAICGAVPLPTRLKRTHQSMDAAALLSTVTKHVSEVSAPSNVGEAVANAFRVSVTEPQGATAVVLPADVLASATQATITAGAAPASLGPASSTSIADAAAVLLKALRPVILVGLRGATPVASAAIRRLMSATGLPVVETFQAAGVVSRELESHYLGRVGLFRNQPGDDALANADVVLTIGYDPVEYDAALWNGTGDRSIIHLDTVPPDLDVNYQPEVELRGDISATIDELLPDLERMVLREDFLLDAAELRSRLSDIDDDARQWNGADGRVNPGALALKIRDLVDDRTTVTCDVGSVYIYMARHFRSFEPRHLLFSNGQQTLGVALPWAMAACLARPGQPVVSVSGDGGFLFSVQELETAARLDLSFVHVIFRDDSYDMVGFQEQLKYGRKSGVELGPYDIPSLAAAFGATGVVVQGAAEFEAVFTNALQTHGRTLIEVRVDYSRNVDLAALLPEEAFE, from the coding sequence GTGTCGGAGCCGATCGAGAACAGCATTCGGAGCGCGCAGAAGGCCGTGGACGTCATCGATGCCAACGCCGTCCCCTACGTCTTCGGGATTCCGGGAGCCAAAATCGACGCATTATTCGACGCGCTGGCGCATGGCTCTGCAGCGACCCTCGTCGTCTGCAGACATGAACAGAATGCGGCGTTCATGGCGGCGGCGATGGGGCGGCTCACGGGGACTCCCGGCGTCGTCGCGGTGACCTCCGGGCCGGGAACGAGCAACCTCGCCACGGGGCTGCTGACCGCGACCACGGAGCAGGACCCAGTGGTGGCCATCTGTGGAGCGGTGCCTCTGCCAACGCGGCTCAAACGGACCCATCAGTCGATGGATGCGGCGGCATTACTCTCGACTGTCACGAAGCATGTCTCAGAGGTGTCCGCACCTTCCAACGTCGGTGAAGCGGTCGCCAACGCGTTCCGCGTGTCCGTGACCGAACCGCAGGGAGCCACCGCGGTCGTGCTGCCCGCGGACGTCCTCGCATCTGCGACACAGGCAACGATTACGGCCGGCGCCGCTCCTGCCTCTCTCGGACCCGCGTCGTCGACGTCGATCGCCGACGCAGCTGCCGTGCTGCTCAAGGCGCTTCGACCGGTGATCCTCGTCGGTCTCAGGGGTGCGACTCCGGTGGCCAGCGCTGCCATTCGTCGGCTGATGTCGGCGACCGGGCTGCCGGTGGTCGAAACATTCCAGGCGGCCGGTGTCGTGTCCCGGGAACTCGAAAGCCACTACTTGGGACGCGTTGGTCTTTTCCGGAATCAGCCCGGCGATGACGCCCTCGCGAACGCCGACGTCGTGCTGACCATTGGCTACGACCCGGTTGAGTACGACGCCGCGTTGTGGAATGGGACCGGCGACCGGTCGATCATCCACCTGGACACCGTCCCGCCCGATCTCGACGTGAACTACCAGCCCGAAGTGGAACTGCGCGGAGACATTTCAGCGACCATCGACGAGCTCCTTCCCGACCTCGAGCGGATGGTGCTGCGCGAGGATTTCCTTCTCGATGCGGCGGAGTTGCGGTCGCGGTTGAGCGATATCGATGACGACGCGCGGCAGTGGAACGGTGCTGACGGTCGAGTCAATCCGGGTGCGTTGGCGTTGAAAATTCGCGACCTCGTTGACGACCGGACGACCGTCACATGCGATGTCGGCTCCGTGTACATATACATGGCCCGACACTTCCGCAGCTTCGAACCACGCCATCTTCTCTTCAGCAACGGGCAGCAGACATTGGGGGTGGCGCTGCCGTGGGCGATGGCTGCGTGTCTCGCACGCCCCGGGCAACCTGTTGTGTCTGTCTCCGGTGACGGAGGCTTTCTGTTCTCTGTCCAAGAGTTGGAGACAGCCGCACGTCTAGACCTGTCGTTTGTTCACGTGATCTTCCGCGACGACAGTTATGACATGGTCGGCTTCCAGGAGCAGTTGAAGTACGGCCGGAAATCGGGTGTGGAGCTCGGCCCGTACGACATCCCGTCGCTCGCCGCTGCGTTCGGCGCTACGGGTGTGGTGGTGCAGGGCGCGGCCGAGTTCGAGGCCGTGTTCACGAATGCTCTTCAGACGCACGGTCGAACGCTGATCGAGGTTCGCGTGGATTACAGCCGGAATGTAGACCTCGCCGCGCTGCTGCCAGAGGAAGCGTTCGAGTGA